The genomic interval CCGGCCTAATCTTGCCCAGGATGGCGTTGGCATTAGCCCCGTCGTAATAGAGCAGACCACCGGCACCGTGAACGATCTCGGCGATCTCCAGGATGTCCTTTTCAAACAGACCCAGGGTATTCGGGTTAGTCAGCATTATACCGGCGGTATCCTCGCCCACCACCGCCTTGAGAGCCTCTATATCCACGTTGCCTCTATCGTTGGATGCCACCTCTACCACGTCGTATCCCGCGACGGAAGCGGTAGCGGGGTTGGTCCCATGGGCGGAGTCGGGAACTATTATCTTGGTTCTCGTTCCCTCGTCTCCGTTTTTACGGTGATAGGCCTTTATCAGGAAAACCCCGGTAAGCTCTCCATGAGCTCCTGCCGCGGGCTGAAGGGTCATGCCGGCCATACCGGTTATCTCGCATAGCATGGTCGACAGATCGTACATTAGCTTTAGAGCTCCCTGAACGGTCTTCTCCGCCTGAAGTGGGTGGATGTTGGAAAAACCGCACAGCCTAGCCGCGTTTTCGTTTAGCTTCGGGTTGTACTTCATCGTACATGAACCCAAAGGATAGAACCCCTCGTCCACACCGAAGTTCAGCTGGGACAGGTTGGTGAAATGGCGTACTACGTCGACCTCGGATACCTCGGGAAGAGAAGGATCCTCGGATCGGCGAAACGACTCGGGCAAAAGGGTAGAAGGGTCTCCCGGAACATCGCACCGGGGAAGGGACACTCCGACACGGCCCTTACGACTCTTCTCGAATATGAGTTTTTCCTGGCTGAGCATCTCTCTACTCCCCCCTCGCTACCGATACGAAACGGTCTATCTCGTCTTTGGTTCGTTTTTCCGTAACTGCCACCAGCCAGGCATTTTCCAGCTCGGGATAGTCGTTGGAAAGATCGTAGCCTCCGATCATACCCTCAGAGAGGAGCCTGTCGTTTATCGACCTGGGAGCCTCATCGGAAAAGACCACGAACTCCCTGAAGAAGGGCCCGTCGAAGGCGGAACGGAACGATCCGGTCTCGATAAGCCTCTCCTTTCCATAGGCAGCCTTAAGAAGAGACTGGCTCGCCGCCTCTTTCATGCCGGACAGTCCCATAAGGGACATATGCACCGCCGAGGCTAGGGCGTTCAGGCTGTGATTCGAACATATGTTGGACGATGCCTTCTCTCGACGGATATGCTGTTCTCTGGCCTGAAGGGTCAGGACATAGCACTTCTTACCGTTGCGGTCCAAGGTCTCCCCCACTATTCGCCCGGGCATCTTGCGCATCAGTTTCTGAGTCGTGGCGAAAAATCCGAAATGGGGGCCACCGAAATTCATTGCGTTTCCAACGCTCTGACCGTCACCTACGACCACGTCGGCACCCAACCTGCCGGGAGCTTCAAGGACCGACAGAGCCAGAAGATCCGACACAGCTATGAACAGGGCCTTGACGCTGTGGGCCTCGTCGGCCAGGGCTTTCAGGTCCTCCAGGGAGCCGAAGAAATTGGGGGACTGGACTATAACGGCAGCGACCTCGTCGGAGAGGTTACCTTTGAGATCCCCCATGTCCAAAGTACCGTCGGAATAGCCGATCTCCTTGACCGTAATCCCTCTGAGACTGGCATAGGTCTCCAGAACGGCTCTCCCATGAGGATGGACCGATCGAGCGACCAAGACCACGTTCCTCTTGGTGGAAGCGCAGGCCATGAAGGCAGCCTCTGCTATCGAACTGGCCCCGTCGTACATGGAGGCATTTGCGACCTCCATACCTGTGAGAGAGCAAACCATGGACTGATACTCGAATATGGCCTGTAGGGTCCCCTGGCTGATCTCGGGCTGATAGGGCGTGTAACTGGTGGTGAATTCCTCCCTGGAGATGATGTGATCCACCACCAGGGGAACGAAATGATCGTAGACCCCGGCTCCGAGAAAACACGTTTGGGAACAGGCGTCGACGTTTCTTCCTGCCAGCTCGTTGAGATGCTTCATCAACCCCATCTCCGACATTGGTTCTGGAAGATCGAGCTTTCCGTCCAATACTGCGGAGGCGGGAAGATCGGAGAAGAGATCGTCTACCGACCCTGCGCCGATGGTCCTCAACATCTCCGACCGTTGGTCATCGGTATTCGGTATATATCTCATATCTTCCTCCGACTCCCGACTACTCCAGCCCTTCGCAATAGCTACGATAGGCCTCTTCGTCCATCAGACCGTCCAACTCGGACAGGTCACTCAGTTCCACCAAGGCTATCCAACTCCCGTAGGGATCTTCGTTGATCTTCTCCGGCGAGTCCTCCAGATCCTCGTTGATCTCGGCTATCTTTCCGGAAGCAGGAGAGTAGACGTCGTTGGCTCCCTTGACGGACTCGACCACGCAGAGATCTCCTCCGGCCGACACATCCTGACCAACCTCTGGAAGCTCTACGAATACGATATCTCCCATGGCGTTTTGAGCGTAATCGGAGATGCCTACGTAGCCCTTCTCTCCCTCTACCTTTATCCACTCGTGCTCCTTGGTGTACTTAAGTCCCGCTTTGATCTCGGCCATGACGTAATCCTCCTCTACTTTTTATAGTTTTTTCTGTAAAAAGGCTTCTTGACGACTTCCGCCGCCTTATCCTTACCTCTGATCACGACGTTCATCTTTCCTCCGACCTCGGTGGAGCCGGCTTCCACCAGGGCAAGGGCTATGTTTTCCTCCAATGTAGGAGAATAACCACCGGTCGTAACGTGACCGACCTCTCGACCGTCGATCGATACGGGATAACCGTGGCGGGGAACCCCTTTATCCACCATCTTCAGTGCGACGGTTTTTCTCGGAAGGCCTTCGGACTTCATTTTTCTCAGAGCCTCGGCCCCTATGAAATCCGAGCTATCCAGCTTTACGAAGAACCCCAGTCCGGCCTCCAGAGGGGAAATATCCCTGTCTATCTCATGACCGTAAAGAGGGAGACAGGCCTCGAAACGCAGGCTGTCTCTGGCCCCAAGCCCTATCGGCAATATACCGAAAGACTTTCCCGCCTCCATAATGGCGTTCCAGACCTTAGAGCCCTCTTCCCAGTCCACGTAGACCTCGAAACCGTCCTCTCCGGTATAACCAGTACGGGAGACAAGTGCCTTTACCCCGGCTACGGTGACGTTCTCCTTGAAGAAGAAAAAGCCTATCTCCGACAGATCGACGTCCACTATGGTCTGAAGGATCTCCTGAGCCAAGGGCCCCTGCAGGGCGACCTCGGCCGTAGAGGGAGAAGCGTTCTCGGCCTTGACGTCTCCCGAAAGATGGGACTCCACCCACTCGAAATCCTTGTCTACGTTGGACGCGTTGACCACCAGCAGGAACCTGTCGTTCGATGCCTTATAGACGAGCAGATCGTCGACCACTCCTCCCTCAGGGTAACACATCATGTTGTACTGGACCTGACCGTCGCACATGACGGATATATCGTTGGAAACCAGGCTCTGCACGAAGGGAAACGCGTCGGGACCGGTGATCCAGAACTCTCCCATATGGGAGACGTCGAAAAGACCGGCCTTGGTCCTGACGTTTCGGTGCTCGTCTTTTATTCCCGGAGCGTAATGCACCGGCAGATCCCATCCCCCGAAGTCGACCATCGTCCCTCCTAATGCGACGTGATCTTGAAACATTGGAGTCTTCATTTTAATCTCACCTCCACTGCTCTCGACCGCCTCTGGCGGTACGACGAGGGGTTTTTCCTCGGGCCCTGAGGAAAAACTCCACCTCCGGCCCATTGGCCGGACTATTCGTTTTTATAAACAGATATCGAGATAGGAAAGACCTTCCCGATCGACTGTTCGGTCCAGCAAATTCGGACTCATCAAGGTCGTCGGTTCCAAGGTCATGGATGGAGGAAAAATAAAGGCAACCTGGATCCTGACGACAAAGCAAAAGAGATTCTCTGTCGCACAGCCCCGAGGCAGCGTCTTTCAGAGGTCCGTCCAGCAGAGGTCCTTTTGCCTGAGAGTTTCGGCTCTAAGCCTTGCCCCTTCGGCGTTCGAATATATCGAACTCTCCCACTGCCTTCATCCGGAAACGAAGTGTCTATAGACCATATACATCGCCTAGGGGTCGTTCGTCAAGTTTGGCTAAAGCTTCACAAATAATAATACAAAATACAAAAAAGAGGCGAAGGACACCCTCCGCCTCTAAACCGTCTATTTCGTCTTCAAAGTACCGTCCGACTCGAAATCGTCCAAGGCCCTGCTGACGACCTTCGCCAGCCCTATTAGGGCGATGAGGTTCGGAAGGACCATCAGACCGTTGAACATATCGGCCAATTCCCACACAAGACTGACCTTCAATGTTGCGCCTAGAACTATGAACAACATGACCAGGATCCTGTAGGGGGTCAGCCCCTTGGAACCGAAGAGGAACTTTATGTTGGCCTCTCCGAAGAAATACCAGCCTATTATCGTGGAGAAAGCGAAGAACAGGAGGCAAATAGCGATGAAGGGATTCCCGAAGGAACCTAGCCCCAGCTCGAAAGCCCTCTGGGTCAAAGCTATACCGGTAGTCTGACCATCGATAGCACCGGTAGAGAAGATGACCAAAGCGGTCATGTTCAAGACTATGAAGGTATCGATGAAAACGCCCATGATAGCAACCAGTCCCTGCTGGGCCGGATGTTTCACCTTGGCGACGGCGTGAGCGTGAGGGGTGGAGCCCATGCCAGCCTCGTTGGAGAACAGCCCCCTGGCCACACCGTAACGGACCGCTTCCTTGACACCGACTCCGATAAGACCGCCGGTAGCAGCTCTGGGGTCGAAGGCACCCACGAAGATCATCTTAACGGCGGGGATAAAGTTGGCCGCCTGGGTTATCAATATATAGAGACCGCCGAGAAGGTAAAGGACGGCCATGATGGGAACTACCTTTTCGGTAAAGGAG from Dethiosulfovibrio russensis carries:
- the gcvH gene encoding glycine cleavage system protein GcvH — encoded protein: MAEIKAGLKYTKEHEWIKVEGEKGYVGISDYAQNAMGDIVFVELPEVGQDVSAGGDLCVVESVKGANDVYSPASGKIAEINEDLEDSPEKINEDPYGSWIALVELSDLSELDGLMDEEAYRSYCEGLE
- the gcvPB gene encoding aminomethyl-transferring glycine dehydrogenase subunit GcvPB, producing MLSQEKLIFEKSRKGRVGVSLPRCDVPGDPSTLLPESFRRSEDPSLPEVSEVDVVRHFTNLSQLNFGVDEGFYPLGSCTMKYNPKLNENAARLCGFSNIHPLQAEKTVQGALKLMYDLSTMLCEITGMAGMTLQPAAGAHGELTGVFLIKAYHRKNGDEGTRTKIIVPDSAHGTNPATASVAGYDVVEVASNDRGNVDIEALKAVVGEDTAGIMLTNPNTLGLFEKDILEIAEIVHGAGGLLYYDGANANAILGKIRPGDMGFDVLHLNLHKTFSTPHGGGGPGSGPVGVSQRLLPFLPTPVVVEKGDGYSLDFDLPDSIGKVRSFYGNFGVLVRAYAYIMSMGAEGLLSASENAVLNANYIMKKLEGEFDIPFSDVPCKHEFVISGEKQHDENGVSTLDMAKRLIDHGVHPPTIYFPLIVHEAMMVEPTETEGKETLDRFVDAMIEIAKEAKEKPEIFHDAPYTTVVSRLDETRAARKPILRWTEDKG
- the gcvPA gene encoding aminomethyl-transferring glycine dehydrogenase subunit GcvPA, which encodes MRYIPNTDDQRSEMLRTIGAGSVDDLFSDLPASAVLDGKLDLPEPMSEMGLMKHLNELAGRNVDACSQTCFLGAGVYDHFVPLVVDHIISREEFTTSYTPYQPEISQGTLQAIFEYQSMVCSLTGMEVANASMYDGASSIAEAAFMACASTKRNVVLVARSVHPHGRAVLETYASLRGITVKEIGYSDGTLDMGDLKGNLSDEVAAVIVQSPNFFGSLEDLKALADEAHSVKALFIAVSDLLALSVLEAPGRLGADVVVGDGQSVGNAMNFGGPHFGFFATTQKLMRKMPGRIVGETLDRNGKKCYVLTLQAREQHIRREKASSNICSNHSLNALASAVHMSLMGLSGMKEAASQSLLKAAYGKERLIETGSFRSAFDGPFFREFVVFSDEAPRSINDRLLSEGMIGGYDLSNDYPELENAWLVAVTEKRTKDEIDRFVSVARGE
- the gcvT gene encoding glycine cleavage system aminomethyltransferase GcvT, with translation MKTPMFQDHVALGGTMVDFGGWDLPVHYAPGIKDEHRNVRTKAGLFDVSHMGEFWITGPDAFPFVQSLVSNDISVMCDGQVQYNMMCYPEGGVVDDLLVYKASNDRFLLVVNASNVDKDFEWVESHLSGDVKAENASPSTAEVALQGPLAQEILQTIVDVDLSEIGFFFFKENVTVAGVKALVSRTGYTGEDGFEVYVDWEEGSKVWNAIMEAGKSFGILPIGLGARDSLRFEACLPLYGHEIDRDISPLEAGLGFFVKLDSSDFIGAEALRKMKSEGLPRKTVALKMVDKGVPRHGYPVSIDGREVGHVTTGGYSPTLEENIALALVEAGSTEVGGKMNVVIRGKDKAAEVVKKPFYRKNYKK
- a CDS encoding alanine/glycine:cation symporter family protein, producing MDQLMSIVQAINGILWGKLLIVLLCGTGLYYTLRLRFVQIRKFGAVIKQTFGGLTLCGEKADAEGMTSFQSLATAIAAQVGTGNLAGAATAIAAGGPGAIFWMWIAAFFGMGTIFAEAVLAQTYKVRDDHGQVTGGPAYYIRDGFGSKWLAGFFSVTIILALGFIGNMVQSNSIADAFNSAFGIPTLYVGIGVAILGALIFFGGIGRIASFTEKVVPIMAVLYLLGGLYILITQAANFIPAVKMIFVGAFDPRAATGGLIGVGVKEAVRYGVARGLFSNEAGMGSTPHAHAVAKVKHPAQQGLVAIMGVFIDTFIVLNMTALVIFSTGAIDGQTTGIALTQRAFELGLGSFGNPFIAICLLFFAFSTIIGWYFFGEANIKFLFGSKGLTPYRILVMLFIVLGATLKVSLVWELADMFNGLMVLPNLIALIGLAKVVSRALDDFESDGTLKTK